In Phycodurus eques isolate BA_2022a chromosome 10, UOR_Pequ_1.1, whole genome shotgun sequence, a genomic segment contains:
- the traip gene encoding E3 ubiquitin-protein ligase TRAIP: MPIRAHCAICCDFFDHSKDVAAVPCGHTFHHECLLQWFQKGPTKTCPRCRKQVSNRQIISRLFFDADGEETHSADPESLENELNRLRALLSAKERDCRDKQKTVASLKDSVDNQKRDLDGMQKEISKKDMLCSALKKQMAYLETQHEDSQAAKEEARRLRTKIKTFESLDVLLQGQRAEVESMITDMGVSHAAVEQLSIYCISLKKEYDNLKGSLKSSNDMCERLRREVLTSNDKFQKASAEVHQRKEDMKSLQHDLANADKEISSLKKKVEFLQKSLSTPTRTNEVLSRLVFESPAPMELKQPCLHQPIHGNDIDLNLTYDVTTPDDVAKRPVKIPTKKMRLDHQPASVSKQNEKASTLSKAREKDTTMDPFMRNSLLFRNKTFGGMLDPRRKLGSVHSGYDGLGGRTKFIQPSPLADIRPLKKARRKKVSRPPPKMASCLTLDSFLE; the protein is encoded by the exons ATGCCTATTCGAGCACATTGTGCGATTTGCTGCGATTTCTTCGATCACTCCAAAGATGTTGCTGCTGTCCCCTGCGGACACACTTTCCACCATGAATG CCTTCTGCAGTGGTTTCAAAAAGGCCCAACAAAAACATGCCCACGATGTCGGAAGCAG GTCAGCAACCGGCAAATCATCAGCAGGCTCTTCTTTGACGCTGATGGAGAGGAAACGCATTCTGCTGACCCAGAAAGTTTGGAG AATGAGCTTAATAGGCTGAGGGCCCTTTTAAGCGCTAAAG AGCGAGACTGTCGGGACAAACAGAAAACAGTAGCTAGTTTGAAGGACTCGGTGGACAATCAGAAGAGAGACCTGGACGGTATGCAGAAAGAGATTTCAAAGAAGGACATGTTGTGTTCTGCTCTCAAA AAACAAATGGCTTATCTGGAGACTCAACATGAAGACTCTCAGGCTGCCAAGGAAGAGGCCCGTAGACTAAGaaccaaaataaaaacgtttGAAAG CCTGGATGTTTTGTTACAGGGCCAAAGAGCGGAGGTGGAGTCCATGATCACAGACATGGGTGTGAGTCATGCTGCTGTGGAGCAGCTCTCCATCTACTGTATCTCTCTCAAAAA agagtATGACAACTTAAAGGGAAGCTTGAAGTCTTCTAATGACATGTGTGAGAGGCTAAGGAGAGAAGTGCTCACCTCCAACGACAAG TTCCAAAAAGCTTCGGCTGAAGTGCATCAAAGGAAAGAGGACATGAAGTCGCTGCAACACGATCTAGCTAATGCTGACAAAGAGATATCT AGTTTAAAGAAGAAGGTGGAGTTTCTTCAGAAATCTCTGAGCACACCAACAAGGACAAATGAGGTGCTCAGTCGGCTCGTGTTTGAGAG CCCTGCTCCAATGGAGCTGAAACAGCCTTGCCTCCACCAGCCTATACATGGCAATGACATTGACCTCAACTTAACCTATGATGTAACTACACCAGATGACGTGGCCAAGAGACCAGTAAAGATCCCAACCAAGAAGATGCGTTTAGATCATCAACC GGCATCGGTGTCCAAACAGAATGAGAAGGCTTCAACGTTAAGCAAG GCCCGAGAGAAGGATACAACCATGGATCCTTTCATGAGGAACTCTCTCCTCTTCAGAAACAAGACTTTTGGTGGCATGCTCGACCCTCGGAGGAAGCTTGGATCT GTGCATAGTGGTTATGACGGATTAGGAGGACGAACCAAATTCATCCAACCT